CGCGCTCGTCGAGTTTCGGGTAGAGAAACTGGGGAACGCGATCGTTTCGCTGAACCAGGACGGTCTCCGGGGGGAGTTCGACGAGTCGCTCGAGCGTTCGCTGCAGCGGCTCCGGCGGACCGAGCGAGCGGACGTCGAGGTGTTCTCGCGGCCAGGTCGACGGCGCGTCGGTCCGGGCGACGACGCCGTCGACGGTCTGTGTCGGCATAGGTGATCCTCCGGACGCGACTCGCCTGTGTCTCGTGCCGAACGTGATCGGTCTCGAAACCGAGCGCGGAAAAACGGAAGGGGGCTGGTGGCAGCAGTCCGAGTGACGGAAAGGGGCTGGTGGCAGCGGCCGAATCAGTCGTCGCGCTTCGGGAATTCGGCGACGAACTTTCCGTCCTCAACGCGGTCGACGGTGTAGCCGTCGGTGTCGAAGGCGGCGACTTCGGCCTGGAACTCGTAGAACAGCGGTTTTGGCTCGTGGTCGTTGATGATCGTCAGTGTCTCGCCCGGCTCGAGTGCGTCGAACGCCTCGTGAATCGTCGGGTGGCGGCTGACCGGCGGGATCGTTCTCACGTCGAGTGTCGTCATGCAGGTCCCACTCGAGCGGCGGGTACCATCGGTGTTGATCCGAACGGGTTCGGTTTCGCCGGCTCCACGTCGATCGGTCACTCGAGTTCGGCGCCGGTCGGTGATCGAACGACTGTACGGCGGAGATTACGCTCGGCCTCTACTCCGTCTCGTTCACGGTAGCCGTCGATACGTCCCCTCATTAGTAATTATGATATCTAATAGCTATCAGAAATCAAGATTTTTCTGCATCTGAACTAACGCGAAGCCACTACGTTTAATAGGGGGTGCGACAACTCTCCTGTTAGCTCACTTATTCGATGGAGAACCCTAACGACGTATTACAGAAGGTGTCGATCGACGCCTATCGAGCGCTCCTCACCAGCTTTCCGAACGGTGTGCTGGTCCTGTTCGACGCCCAGTTACGGTATCGAGTAATCGGGCCCGACCCGCTTCCGTTTTCGGGGTGTCGCCCCGCGGACATGATCGGAAAGCCGGTCGAGGATCTCTTCCCGAAAGAGACCGTCGACACGCTGAAACCGGAGCTTCGAGCGACGATCGACGGGGAGCCCCGCTCGTTTGACGTCGAGTACGACGGGTCGATCCATCACCTCGAGACGCGGCCGACGTCCGTCGAGGGCGAGCCGTACGGCGTCCTCGTGACCCAGGACGTCAGCGAGACGCGCCAGGTCGCCGCCCAGCTCGAGCGACAGAACGAGCGACTCGATCAGTTCGCCAGCATGGTCTCTCACGACATTCGAAGCCCTCTCTCGATCGCGCTCGGACACCTCGAACAGTACCGCGACACCGGCGACGAAACCGACCTCGAAGCGATCGAGGACGCGCTGTTACGCATGAACGACCTCCTCACCGATCTGGCCGCGCTCGCCCGTCACGGTACGCCGACCGGGGAATGTCGCCGCGTTTCGCTCGCGGAGGTCGCTCGACGCGCCTGGTCGATGGTCGACTCCCGGTCGGCGACGCTCTCGACCGAGGAGTGTACGGTCGACGGCGACGAGACCCAGCTCCAGGCGCTGTTCGAAAACCTCTTTCGGAACGCGGTCGGCCACGGTGGCCCGGACGTTACCGTTCGCGTCGGCCCGCTGGCCGACGGGTTTTACGTCGAGGACACCGGCCGCGGTATCCCACCCGAGAATCGAGACCGCGTCCTCGAGCACGGGTTCACGACGGGATACAGCGGGACCGGCGTCGGACTCACGATCGTTCGCCGAGTCGGCAACGCACACGGTCTGGACGTAACGGTCTCGGAGAGCGCCGAGGGTGGCGCCCGGTTCGAGTTCCGATCGCTTCGGGTGTAGTCGTCCGCAGTTCTCGTTGACATCCTCCCACGACTAAAGTCGTGGGCGTTCTCCTTGATTTCGTGTAACAGGATGTTAGATGCCCGTATAGACGGTCGTGACCGTGTGCTCTTCGGTCCGGGCGCGGGCAGACCCGTCGGCGGACTCGACAGCCGTGAATTCGACCCGCGTTCCACCATCGTTCCCCGTGGTGAGTGTCATCTCCCACCCGTAGCCGGTCGCGAGGTGTTC
The sequence above is drawn from the Natrononativus amylolyticus genome and encodes:
- a CDS encoding DUF2249 domain-containing protein, translating into MPTQTVDGVVARTDAPSTWPREHLDVRSLGPPEPLQRTLERLVELPPETVLVQRNDRVPQFLYPKLDERGYRYETVDLETEVVTAIWRQ
- a CDS encoding DUF2249 domain-containing protein, producing the protein MTTLDVRTIPPVSRHPTIHEAFDALEPGETLTIINDHEPKPLFYEFQAEVAAFDTDGYTVDRVEDGKFVAEFPKRDD
- a CDS encoding PAS domain-containing sensor histidine kinase — protein: MENPNDVLQKVSIDAYRALLTSFPNGVLVLFDAQLRYRVIGPDPLPFSGCRPADMIGKPVEDLFPKETVDTLKPELRATIDGEPRSFDVEYDGSIHHLETRPTSVEGEPYGVLVTQDVSETRQVAAQLERQNERLDQFASMVSHDIRSPLSIALGHLEQYRDTGDETDLEAIEDALLRMNDLLTDLAALARHGTPTGECRRVSLAEVARRAWSMVDSRSATLSTEECTVDGDETQLQALFENLFRNAVGHGGPDVTVRVGPLADGFYVEDTGRGIPPENRDRVLEHGFTTGYSGTGVGLTIVRRVGNAHGLDVTVSESAEGGARFEFRSLRV